From a region of the Saccharomyces paradoxus chromosome IV, complete sequence genome:
- the SEC31 gene encoding Sec31p (Component of the Sec13p-Sec31p complex of the COPII vesicle coat~similar to YDL195W), which translates to MVKLAEFSRTATFAWSHDKIPLLVSGTVSGTVDANFSTDSSLELWSLLAANSEEPIASLQVDSKFNDLDWSHNNKIIAGALDNGSLELYSTNEGNNAINSLAKFSNHSSSVKTVKFNAKQDNVLASGGNNGEIFIWDMNKCTESPSNYTPLTPGQSMSSVDEVNSLAWNQSLAHVFASAGSSNFASIWDLKAKKEVIHLSFTSPNSGIKQQLSVVEWHPKNSTRVATATGSDNDPSILIWDLRNANTPLQTLNQGHQKGILSLDWCHEDEHLLLSSGRDNTVLLWNPESAEQLSQFPARGNWCFKTKFAPEAPDLFACASFDNKIEVQTLQNLTNTLDEQETETKQQESETDFWNNVSREESKEKPIVFHLQAPTWYGEPSPAAHWAFGGKLVQITPDGKGVSITNPKILGLESNTTLSEALKTKDFKPLINQRLVKVIDDFNEEDWNLLEKLSMDGTDEFLKEALAFDNDESDVQDESNNEKEDDGEEFFQQIETNFQPDGAFSLADNVEQTISKNLVSGNIKSAVKNSLENDLLLEAMVIALDSDNERLKESVKNAYFSKNGSKSSLSRILYSVSKREVDDLVENLDVSQWKFISKAIQNLYPNDIAQRNEMLIKLGDRLKENGHRQDSLILYLAAGSLDKVASIWLTEFPDLEDKLKKDNKTVYEAHSECLTEFIERFTVFSNFISGNSTINNEQLISKFLEFINLTTSTGNFELATEFLNSLPSDNEEVKTEKARVLIASGKSLPAQNPVTATTTSKAKYTNSKANKNVPVLPTPGMPSTTSIPSVQAPFYGMTPGAPSGALPPKPYVPATTTTSAPIHTEGKYAPPHQPSMMSPFAKTSSSTRLNSFAPPPNPYATAAVPVATASTTSIPQNSFAPIQPGMPIMGDYNAQSNSTPSQPPINAVSGQTPHLNRKANDGWNDLPLKVKEKPSRAKAVSVAPPNILSTPTPLNGIHAHATSTMPPPPLSRAPSSVSMVSPPPLHKTSRVPSLVATSESPRASISNPYAPPQPSQQFPVGAPSTTSQTSNAAQATSSNPYAPPPQPRVATPLSGGVPPAPLPKASNPYAPAATTQPNGSSYPPTSAYTNNHSMTSPPPVFNKPPAGPPPISMKKRSNKLASIDQKPSQAATYPPTLSSSASPLQPSQPPTLASQANTSTENVSHEIPADQQPIVDFLKEELARVTPLTPKEYSKQLKDCDKRLKILFYHLEKQDLLTQPTIDCLHDLVALMKEKKYKEAMVIHADIATNHAQEGGNWLTGVKRLIGIAEATLN; encoded by the coding sequence ATGGTCAAACTTGCTGAGTTTTCTCGAACAGCCACGTTTGCGTGGTCACATGATAAAATACCATTATTGGTCTCTGGTACCGTATCTGGTACTGTGGATGCTAATTTCTCCACTGATTCATCTCTAGAATTGTGGTCTCTGTTGGCTGCTAATTCAGAGGAGCCTATCGCTTCCTTGCAAGTGGATTCCaaattcaatgatttgGATTGGTCTCATAATAACAAGATTATTGCCGGTGCTCTGGATAACGGCAGTTTGGAATTGTACTCCACAAATGAAGGAAACAACGCTATTAACTCATTGGCCAAATTCAGCAACCATTCTTCCTCCGTGAAGACCGTAAAATTTAACGCAAAGCAAGACAACGTTCTTGCCTCGGGTGGCAACAACggtgaaatttttatttgggACATGAATAAGTGCACTGAATCACCCTCCAATTACACTCCATTGACACCGGGCCAATCGATGTCGTCTGTTGACGAGGTCAATTCCCTAGCGTGGAACCAATCTTTGGCCCATGTTTTTGCATCAGCCGGGTCGTCTAATTTTGCATCTATTTGGGATTTGAAGGCTAAGAAGGAAGTTATTCACCTAAGTTTTACTTCTCCTAACTCAGGTATCAAGCAACAACTGTCCGTTGTTGAATGGCACCCAAAAAACTCCACAAGAGTGGCAACCGCTACTGGCAGTGATAATGACCCATCCATCCTTATCTGGGATTTAAGAAACGCCAACACACCATTGCAGACTTTGAATCAAGGTCACCAAAAGGGCATTTTGTCTTTAGATTGGTGTCATGAAGACGAACATCTGTTATTGTCCAGTGGTAGAGATAATACCGTTCTCCTATGGAACCCTGAGTCAGCCGAACAACTGTCCCAATTCCCAGCTCGTGGAAACTGGTGTTTCAAGACCAAATTTGCACCAGAGGCTCCGGATCTATTTGCCTGCGCCTCCTTCGATAACAAGATTGAGGTACAGACTTTGCAAAATCTCACAAACACTCTGGATGAACAAGAAACTGAAACTAAGCAACAAGAATCCGAAACTGATTTTTGGAATAATGTCTCCCGGGAGGAATCAAAAGAGAAACCAATTGTTTTCCATTTACAAGCTCCAACTTGGTATGGAGAACCATCTCCAGCAGCTCATTGGGCATTTGGTGGGAAACTGGTCCAAATTACTCCAGACGGTAAAGGTGTTTCCATAACAAATCCAAAAATATTAGGTTTAGAGTCAAACACTACTTTGAGTGAAGCTTTGAAAACTAAGGACTTCAAACCATTAATAAATCAAAGACTTGTCAAAGTTATTGATGATttcaatgaagaagattgGAATTTATTGGAAAAGTTATCGATGGACGGCACTGATGAGTTTTTAAAAGAGGCTCTTGCatttgataatgatgaatCTGATGTACAAGACGAAAgcaacaatgaaaaagaagacgACGGGGAAGAAttctttcaacaaattgaaaCCAATTTCCAACCCGACGGCGCTTTCTCTTTGGCTGATAATGTCGAACAAACTATTTCCAAGAACTTGGTTTCCGGCAATATTAAGAGCGCTGTGAAAAATTCCTTAGAGAATGACTTACTTTTGGAAGCTATGGTGATCGCATTAGACTCGGATAATGAAAGGCTAAAGGAAAGTGTCAAGAACGCTtacttttcaaagaatGGATCCAAATCATCGCTGTCGAGAATACTGTATTCCGTTTCTAAGAGGGAAGTTGACGATTTAGTTGAAAACTTGGATGTCTCCCAGTGGAAATTCATCTCTAAGGCCATTCAAAACTTGTATCCAAATGACATTGCTCAGAGGAACGAAATGTTGATTAAATTGGGTGATAGGTTAAAGGAAAATGGTCATAGACAAGATTCTTTGATCTTATACTTGGCTGCCGGATCTTTGGATAAAGTAGCTTCAATCTGGCTAACAGAATTCCCGGATTTGGAGgataaattgaaaaaagataataagACAGTTTATGAAGCTCATTCCGAATGTTTAACTGAGTTCATTGAAAGATTCACCGTCTTTTCCAACTTCATTAGTGGAAACTCTACCATTAATAATGAGCAGTTGAtctccaaatttttggaatttatCAACTTAACTACTTCTACAGGAAACTTTGAACTAGCCACTGAGTTCTTAAACAGTTTACCAAGTGACAATGAAGAAGTTAAAACAGAAAAGGCTCGTGTCTTGATTGCTTCCGGTAAATCATTGCCGGCACAAAATCCTGTGACAGCAACAACGACCAGCAAAGCTAAGTATACAAACTCTAAGGCCAATAAGAATGTTCCCGTACTACCAACTCCTGGAATGCCTTCTACCACATCTATCCCTAGTGTGCAGGCACCATTTTACGGTATGACTCCGGGCGCACCTTCAGGTGCTCTACCTCCAAAGCCGTACGTTCCAGCCACCACCACCACTAGTGCACCTATTCATACAGAAGGCAAGTATGCTCCACCACACCAACCTTCAATGATGTCACCTTTTGCCAAAACAAGTAGCTCGACCAGGTTGAATTCATTTGCTCCTCCACCTAACCCATATGCTACCGCAGCAGTACCTGTAGCAACCGCATCTACTACGTCAATTCCACAAAACTCTTTTGCCCCAATACAACCTGGCATGCCTATTATGGGCGATTATAACGCTCAATCTAACTCTACTCCTTCACAACCACCAATCAACGCTGTATCGGGTCAAACGCCACATCTCAACCGTAAGGCCAATGACGGCTGGAATGACTTGCCTTTGAAggtcaaagaaaaaccaTCTCGGGCCAAAGCTGTATCTGTTGCACCTCCAAATATTCTATCAACGCCAACACCATTAAATGGTATCCATGCACATGCTACTAGCACCATGCCTCCTCCACCGCTTTCGAGAGCACCATCTTCCGTGTCAATGGTATCACCACCTCCTCTACACAAAACTTCTAGAGTCCCATCCTTGGTTGCAACATCTGAATCCCCAAGAGCATCCATATCAAATCCATACGCTCCTCCTCAACCATCACAACAATTCCCAGTAGGTGCCCCTTCTACAACAAGCCAAACGTCAAATGCTGCTCAGGCAACTTCATCGAACCCATATGCTCCGCCACCACAGCCAAGGGTAGCAACACCATTGTCTGGGGGCGTTCCTCCAGCTCCATTGCCAAAGGCCTCTAATCCATATGCACCAGCCGCAACTACTCAACCCAACGGGTCTTCCTATCCTCCAACCAGTGCGTACACTAATAATCATAGCATGACCTCTCCTCCACCTGTTTTCAACAAGCCTCCCGCTGGCCCCCCTCCAATTAGcatgaagaagagaagcAACAAGTTAGCTAGTATAGATCAAAAGCCATCCCAAGCCGCTACTTATCCTCCAACACTTTCAAGTTCGGCCTCTCCATTGCAGCCTTCTCAACCGCCAACTTTGGCTTCTCAGGCAAATACCTCCACTGAGAATGTCAGCCATGAAATTCCAGCTGATCAACAACCCattgttgattttttaaaagaagaactgGCTCGCGTAACACCATTGACCCCAAAGGAGTACTCTAAGCAATTGAAGGATTGTGATAAGAGATTAAAGATCCTTTTCTACCATCTGGAAAAGCAAGATTTATTAACCCAACCAACAATCGATTGTTTACATGACCTGGTCGCATTaatgaaggaaaagaaatacaaagAGGCTATGGTCATCCATGCTGATATTGCTACTAACCATGCCCAAGAGGGTGGTAACTGGTTGACAGGAGTGAAGAGGTTGATTGGCATAGCTGAAGCGACTTTGAACTAA